The following are from one region of the Myxocyprinus asiaticus isolate MX2 ecotype Aquarium Trade chromosome 2, UBuf_Myxa_2, whole genome shotgun sequence genome:
- the LOC127414455 gene encoding microtubule-associated protein 1A-like isoform X1, with translation MEMPLGDGEIGPQEKREFVQHPGQQRCVGPPFCQTRYYMLIVIGKLSTDLQLDSVKEHIKRGILSWEIDLTICDLNRELQFFETKHSAQFSSEVKGQRLLQYKSDVLETVVLVNPSEENIAIEIRTLLCDSARHKLLVLSGQSTEQGGNIILQSGVFGWKNFSDIISSHRIKAFLNQPPAGQQACLTVSCKGEGGWSSLGYVQEQKLLVYRLNPEPVLPEMEGVTEFTEYVSETVDVPSPFELLEAPTSGGFLKLSKPCCYIFPGGRGDSALFAVNGFNILIDGGSDRKSCFWKLVRHLDRIDSVLLTHIGADNFPGINGLLQRKIAEQEEEKTRSSNAYGDWMKNLISPELGVVFFNVPEKLKMLETTLKTKRSIEEASLTLQYLHKLGIKPEPLYRVQSNTIEPLTLFHKLGVGKLDMYILNPLKDSKEMQFFMQKWAGNSKAKTGIVLENGKEGEISVPYLTSVTALVVWVPAIPTEKIVRVLFPGNAPQNKIFEGLEKLRHLDFLRYPVATQKDMSSGAPPPLIKQTKIKLRTDSKESLKSSPKMSSTTKASKKEANEDIESKSDSVKENKVEKKEEKIKESVKAPKPLKPKTALPDSVKQEKKKLQREKSPKKYIKEKASKMEEKKDQEKKDTKKEKIDVKKEDLVKKEPKIKEEKKKEKEKIKPELRKITKPDLRPFTPEVRKTLNKAKVHAKPKAEKTKAAKEQENRPAAKQASIEKQESDRSLVSSPEDLTKDFEALRHEEELSKTAESKILSNLQSSVDTVVFHIVSPDEGITTMDVETESPHEERVPFGETTSKFPSKTNDIFEGEGAATEDYLEEEYTTELKSANTYDFMDKVDDKKCQDKAKEEEKEFEMKPKKSDSEEDEDVIEKAELEEAEDIVHEEELKYKSDEAKKEKLTKDRETKQSDVKSAKNLPLAAAEHISFIQDETIPGFSETEQTISDEEIYEETEERIQHLQYDVGSDDISVPDEPGTFDTIHGMKPPTISVASEFSSKGFAVDQEPVLSAYATNIVAAPLAEEEHISSATSITEYDKLSSFATSVTEDQSVASVTAPPTEEAGKSSLLLDTINSIPSSVQTNAIQGKEYLHSAGTISPTSSLEEDKCFKSPPSEEYQPIGPEMETTGKATTHTNYVDEEEEEEDEDQTPNVDMSLGKLHEGYAFADIAQNREKASDMSPSTEPLSSPVMYAGTQEKDEMVLTLSEDEPKLALPDRGLSSSPNLPCTSETGHISESEERCLSPDDSTMRFASPTQSGPTSGSYSPTEERTQKPLIMDKEVKQEKDATADKTPVKIIGNEVDPFKKGLSSNKAVIYDSNEEEEEKDDYYGKGSYKECVKTKFKEERESTFLDEECTCEATPLKEEKHFGKEKEAVEAMDAVDKEDKPQNVTFLGQVHKSKMLSSEEEEESETEDGTHSSVKGPQGKLDFMLADQGKIDVSFSEVDDPKGISKDSDRSVHFNLYSFPENEKGLKGQSERVVRQDTPYVGKSFTYSDVYDSKSSSVDSYSPSQPADHTFDDTDFALKKTEKGGCPDSSTGKISDLKQSHEKEMSSASYSETQNIYGASPFKDMSEGPFFEKINKAEQETDEKTSRSVPTERDPFSVQFEKPDFSGIGEIGAAQSGQYADDRVTPNLSFKSTTSVVGQSVVSTKEFLAGDMKMFADGEDEDDEEDEDDEEELEYGEHASDSDMEKGSKDGPEKDFQSPLSSVTSTVPTQFKDEKKETISHDHRFGSDTYGKPLGSSTFESTVSHEGPRESTANVNASSLPTESHIMGTSGFEHSSSEEKDEFVGKDDKDVLSYLPVSRSVDHNDSKDLESDKQKTPEALEKKTGDSVTLGFSYTTSATAYSSSSSYSHSSSASASLSTSRQFGDEVETPASTGFEYSSFKDEHSPVMDSPFSSSGGQVKDEYLEVSEKFTPATTTAESTSSLARFSPLSPFEEIKPFPPHTGVCIDDKKDPASTAKNMSEQGPQSQCFYKPECEDDSRLPAELGAAGSYSSLPESTQKDSMPEGLYGASSTLQYECPEKQFYEDTESSEEEDDYMYETEHDKLQYQRSTAQTDKKDATYSLDEKLTMDKPSGIGSTIPNVLTSYTSSFPEPTKPDTANGPAEISVSAPETFGGTSKVGTNLPNIERKGQEFDTKTIRSPSEWEMPQKHDIYAGASPPHYRHEDEYEEEEEDEETELKHPARPVSLSSTDQPFHSSYYTNNPSKRGENSDHHSDVGFRPHSPGYSSCEYKQRRGDTSPSFINPSLCHLSSDEENEEQTRHASDQQQPSGKTRSHKQPHHHFHSQHGEDSESQPFSGAMAAGISASREDTPPTSVSEQLHSQSDSDVPPITAEGNIDSDEDSDYLPVDKSSGAFGGKHYSRSPEKNHDPFPSPMMDPAPYPPHPDVCMVDPEALSSLTDKPLKKDTKAKGLRKSSKTKSSSPARKPNARRKKSPSKDSSTHTTSLKKKDIEDDLSRSSHNTGKGLINSFKNSTGSNSAKFSTAVPFGLPIYVDLAYIPNHCSAKNVDQEFFKRVRSAYYVVSGNDSSNGEPSRSVLDALLEGKAQWGSNLQVTLIPTHDTEVTRDWYQQTHEKQQELNIMVLASSSTVVMQDESFPACKIEF, from the exons CTTTCTGCCAGACTCGATACTATATGCTCATTGTGATCGGGAAACTTTCAACGGATCTTCAGCTTGATTCAGTGAAAGAACACATTAAACGGG GTATCCTGTCATGGGAGATTGATCTGACCATCTGTGACTTGAACAGAGAACTACAGTTCTTCGAAACAAAACACTCTGCCCAGTTCTCTTCAGAGGTTAAAG gacaaaGACTTTTACAATACAAGAGTGATGTCCTTGAGACTGTTGTATTAGTCAATCCATCTGAGGAGAATATTGCTATAGAG ATCAGAACACTGCTCTGTGACTCAGCAAGACATAAGTTGTTGGTCTTAAGTGGGCAGAGTACCGAACAGGGTGGTAATATTATCCTGCAAAGTGGAGTGTTTGGTTGGAAAAATTTCTCTGACATTATCTCAAGTCATAGG ATTAAAGCTTTCTTAAACCAGCCACCTGCAGGTCAGCAGGCCTGTTTGACTGTGTCCTGTAAAGGAGAGGGGGGCTGGAGCTCCCTAGGATACGTACAGGAGCAGAAGCTATTGGTGTACAGACTGAACCCTGAGCCAGTGCTGCCTGAGATGGAAGGTGTGACTGAGTTCACAGAATATGTCTCCGAGACAGTGGACGTTCCCTCTCCATTTGAGCTCCTGGAAGCACCAACCTCAGGAGGGTTCCTCAAGTTGTCTAAGCCATGCTGCTATATCTTTCCTGGAGGACGGGGAGACTCTGCTTTGTTTGCAGTCAATGGCTTTAATATTTTGATAGATGGTGGGTCAGACCGAAAGTCTTGCTTCTGGAAGCTGGTCAGACATTTGGATAGGATAGATTCTGTTCTCCTGACCCATATAGGAGCAGATAATTTCCCTGGCATAAATGGATTGTTACAGAGAAAAATTGCAGAGCAGGAAGAAGAGAAGACCCGTAGTTCAAATGCCTATGGAGACTGGATGAAAAATCTGATCTCACCAGAGCTTGGTGTTGTGTTCTTTAATGTTCCTGAGAAGCTAAAAAtgcttgaaacaacacttaaaaCAAAGAGGAGCATTGAGGAGGCCTCTCTCACACTGCAATACCTTCATAAACTGGGCATCAAACCCGAGCCTCTATACAGAGTTCAGAGCAACACGATTGAGCCTTTAACACTCTTTCACAAATTGGGTGTTGGCAAATTAGACATGTATATTCTAAATCCCCTCAAGGACAGTAAGGAAATGCAATTCTTCATGCAGAAGTGGGCAGGTAACAGTAAAGCAAAGACTGGTATTGTCCTGGAAAATGGCAAAGAGGGTGAGATTTCTGTACCTTACCTCACTTCAGTAACTGCTTTGGTTGTGTGGGTGCCTGCAATTCCAACTGAGAAGATTGTGAGGGTACTCTTTCCTGGAAATGCcccacaaaacaaaatatttgagGGCCTGGAAAAGCTGAGGCATCTTGATTTCTTGCGATATCCAGTAGCCACTCAAAAGGACATGTCATCTGGAGCTCCACCACCACtgataaaacaaactaaaataaagCTAAGAACTGATAGCAAAGAAAGTCTTAAATCGTCACCCAAAATGTCTTCCACAAcaaaagcaagcaagaaagagGCGAATGAAGACATTGAATCAAAGAGTGACTCAGTAAAGGAAAACAAAGTTGAAAAGAAAGAGGAGAAAATAAAAGAGAGTGTTAAAGCTCCAAAACCACTAAAGCCCAAGACAGCATTACCCGATTCAGTTAAACAAGAGAAAAAGAAGCTCCAGAGAGAAAAATCTCCCAAAAAATACATCAAGGAGAAGGCTTCCAAGATGGAGGAAAAGAAAGATCAAGAGAAGAAAGacacaaagaaagaaaagatagATGTAAAGAAAGAAGACTTAGTTAAAAAAGAACCCAAAATTAAGGAGgagaagaaaaaggaaaaagaaaaaataaagccaGAGTTGAGAAAAATCACTAAACCTGACTTAAGGCCCTTCACCCCTGAGGTCAGGAAGACCTTGAACAAAGCAAAGGTTCATGCTAAGCCTAAAGCAGAGAAAACTAAAGCTGCGAAAGAGCAAGAAAACAGGCCAGCTGCCAAGCAAGCTTCAATAGAGAAACAGGAGAGTGACAGGTCTTTAGTTTCCTCCCCAGAGGATCTTACCAAGGATTTTGAAGCCTTGCGACATGAAGAGGAGCTTTCCAAGACTGCAGAGAGCAAAATACTCTCAAATCTGCAGTCTTCAGTGGACACTGTTGTCTTTCACATTGTATCTCCTGATGAGGGAATAACTACAATGGATGTTGAGACCGAGTCCCCTCATGAGGAGAGGGTGCCTTTTGGAGAAACCACAAGTAAATTCCCCTCTAAAACTAATGATATATTTGAGGGTGAAGGTGCTGCTACAGAAGATTACTTAGAGGAGGAATATACCACAGAACTGAAAAGTGCTAACACGTATGACTTTATGGATAAGGTAGATGATAAAAAATGCCAAGACAAGGCAAAAGAAGAAGAGAAGGAGTTTGAAATGAAACCCAAAAAGAGTGACAGTGAAGAGGATGAGGATGTGATTGAGAAAGCAGAGCTAGAGGAAGCTGAGGATATAGTACATGAGGAGGAGCTCAAGTACAAATCAGATGAGGCTAAGAAAGAGAAACTCACAAAGGACAGGGAGACAAAACAAAGTGACGTTAAATCTGCCAAAAATCTGCCTTTGGCAGCTGCAGAGCACATTTCTTTCATCCAAGATGAGACCATTCCAGGTTTCTCTGAGACAGAGCAGACTATCTCTGATGAGGAGATTTATGAGGAGACAGAGGAAAGAATCCAACATCTCCAATATGATGTTGGCTCTGATGACATCTCAGTTCCTGATGAACCAGGGACTTTTGACACCATCCATGGCATGAAACCACCAACCATATCTGTTGCATCTGAGTTCTCATCTAAGGGATTTGCAGTAGACCAGGAGCCAGTGTTATCAGCTTATGCAACCAATATAGTAGCGGCTCCATTGGCTGAAGAAGAGCATATATCGTCAGCCACTTCCATCACTGAATATGACAAATTATCATCCTTTGCGACATCTGTTACTGAAGATCAGTCTGTAGCATCAGTGACAGCACCGCCCACTGAAGAAGCAGGAAAAAGTTCATTACTCTTGGATACTATAAATAGTATTCCATCCTCCGTACAGACAAATGCCATTCAAGGAAAGGAGTACCTTCACTCTGCTGGAACTATTTCTCCAACTTCTTCTTTAGAGGAGGACAAATGTTTTAAATCACCTCCATCAGAGGAATACCAACCAATTGGGCCAGAAATGGAAACTACTGGGAAGGCTACCactcacacaaattatgttgatgaagaggaagaagaagaggacGAGGATCAGACACCAAATGTTGATATGTCACTTGGAAAACTCCATGAGGGTTACGCATTTGCTGACATAGCCCAAAACAGGGAAAAAGCTTCAGATATGTCTCCATCAACAGAACCACTTTCTTCTCCTGTGATGTATGCTGGCACACAAGAAAAAGATGAAATGGTACTTACTCTCTCTGAGGATGAACCTAAATTAGCACTCCCCGACAGAGGTTTGTCCTCCTCACCAAATTTGCCTTGCACCTCAGAGACAGGTCATATCTCAGAGAGTGAGGAAAGATGTCTTAGCCCAGATGACAGCACTATGAGATTTGCCTCACCCACACAATCAGGACCTACCAGTGGTAGCTACTCTCCAACTGAGGAGAGGACACAAAAGCCACTGATTATGGACAAAGaggtaaaacaagaaaaagatgCTACTGCTGACAAAACGCCTGTGAAAATAATTGGTAACGAAGTGGACCCTTTCAAAAAGGGATTATCCAGCAATAAGGCTGTAATATATGACTCGAATGAAGAGGAAGAAGAGAAAGATGATTATTATGGAAAGGGAAGCTATAAAGAGTGTGTTAAAACTAAATtcaaagaggagagggaaagcaCATTTCTTGATGAAGAATGCACCTGTGAGGCAACACCATTAAAGGAAGAGAAACACTttggaaaagaaaaagaagctgTGGAAGCCATGGATGCCGTGGATAAAGAAGATAAACCACAAAATGTGACCTTTTTGGGCCAAGTGCACAAATCTAAGATGCTCAGCtcagaagaggaagaagaaagtgaaactgAGGATGGTACTCACTCAAGCGTTAAAGGACCCCAGGGCAAGTTAGATTTCATGTTAGCAGACCAGGGCAAAATAGATGTGTCATTCTCAGAGGTAGATGACCCAAAAGGGATCTCTAAAGACAGTGATAGAAGTGTTCACTTCAACTTGTATTCCTTCCCTGAGAATGAGAAAGGCCTCAAAGGGCAATCTGAGAGGGTGGTTAGGCAAGATACACCTTATGTTGGAAAGAGCTTTACCTACTCTGATGTATATGATAGTAAATCAAGTTCAGTGGATTCATACTCTCCCAGTCAGCCAGCTGACCACACATTTGATGATACTGATTTTGCTCTAAAGAAAACAGAGAAAGGGGGTTGCCCAGATTCTTCAACTGGCAAGATTTCTGACCTTAAACAATCACATGAAAAGGAAATGTCATCAGCTTCATATAGTGAAACACAAAATATCTATGGGGCATCACCATTTAAGGACATGTCAGAAGGACCAttctttgagaaaataaataaagctgAACAGGAGACAGATGAGAAAACTTCCCgttctgttccaacagagagagaCCCCTTTTCAGTTCAATTTGAAAAGCCTGATTTCAGCGGGATAGGTGAGATTGGAGCAGCACAATCAGGCCAATATGCAGATGACCGTGTCACCCCTAATTTAAGTTTCAAAAGTACCACTTCTGTGGTAGGCCAGTCTGTAGTTAGCACAAAAGAATTCCTGGCTGGAGACATGAAGATGTTTGCTGATGGAGAGGACGAAGACGATGAggaagatgaagatgatgaggagGAGTTGGAGTATGGAGAGCATGCAAGTGATAGTGACATGGAGAAAGGTTCTAAAGATGGACCAGAGAAAGATTTCCAGAGCCCATTGAGTAGTGTCACCAGCACTGTGCCTACTCAATTTAAGGATGAAAAGAAAGAGACCATTTCACATGACCATAGATTTGGCTCTGACACTTATGGCAAACCTCTAGGTTCATCAACATTTGAATCCACTGTCAGCCATGAGGGCCCCAGAGAATCAACTGCGAATGTTAATGCCTCATCTTTACCTACTGAAAGTCACATTATGGGCACTTCTGGATTTGAACATTCTTCCAGTGAGGAGAAAGATGAGTTTGTGGGAAAGGATGATAAAGATGTTCTGTCATATCTACCAGTGTCAAGGTCTGTTGATCACAATGATAGCAAAGATCTTGAGTCTGACAAGCAAAAGACACCAGAGGCATTGGAGAAAAAAACAGGAGACTCAGTTACATTGGGTTTCAGTTACACAACATCAGCCACAGCAtattcctcttcctcttcttacAGTCATTCCTCTTCAGCCTCTGCATCTCTGTCCACTAGCCGCCAGTTTGGAGATGAGGTCGAGACTCCAGCCAGCACTGGATTTGAGTACTCATCTTTTAAAGATGAACATTCACCAGTAATGGATTCACCCTTCTCCAGTTCTGGTGGGCAGGTAAAGGACGAATATTTAGAAGTGTCAGAGAAGTTTACACCTGCAACAACAACAGCTGAATCAACCTCAAGCCTTGCGAGATTCTCACCATTATCACCCTTTGAAGAGATCAAACCTTTCCCACCACACACTGGTGTATGTATAGATGATAAGAAAGATCCTGcaagcactgcaaaaaatatGTCAGAGCAAGGACCCCAGAGTCAATGCTTTTACAAGCCAGAGTGTGAAGATGACTCAAGATTACCAGCTGAACTTGGTGCAGCTGGATCGTATTCCTCTCTCCCAGAGTCCACACAGAAGGACTCTATGCCTGAAGGTCTGTATGGTGCTTCATCAACACTTCAGTATGAGTGCCCTGAAAAACAGTTCTACGAAGACACTGAGAGTAGTGAAGAAGAGGATGATTATATGTATGAAACTGAACATGATAAACTACAGTACCAAAGATCTACAGCCCAAACGGACAAGAAAGATGCCACCTATTCTTTGGACGAGAAACTAACAATGGACAAACCTTCTGGTATCGGAAGCACTATTCCAAATGTGCTTACTTCATATACTTCCTCTTTCCCTGAGCCCACAAAACCAGACACAGCAAATGGGCCTGCAGAAATCAGTGTGAGTGCACCAGAGACTTTTGGTGGAACCAGCAAGGTGGGGACAAACTTAccaaacatagagagaaaaggccaagAATTTGACACAAAAACAATTAGGAGCCCAAGTGAATGGGAGATGCCACAGAAACATGACATCTACGCAGGGGCCTCTCCACCTCATTatcgacatgaggatgagtatgaagaagaagaagaagatgaagagACAGAGCTAAAGCACCCAGCCCGTCCTGTTTCCCTCTCATCCACAGACCAACCATTCCACTCCTCTTATTACACAAACAACCCAAGCAAACGGGGTGAAAACTCAGACCATCATTCAGATGTTGGTTTCCGTCCACATTCCCCAGGTTATTCGTCCTGTGAGTACAAGCAGAGGAGGGGAGACACATCTCCATCCTTCATCAACCCAAGCTTATGTCACCTTTCAAGTGATGAGGAGAACGAGGAACAGACAAGACATGCATCTGATCAACAGCAGCCTTCTGGCAAGACGAGATCCCACAAACAGCCTCACCACCATTTTCACAGTCAACATGGCGAGGACAGCGAATCACAGCCCTTCTCTGGAGCCATGGCTGCTGGGATTAGTGCCAGCAGGGAGGACACACCTCCAACCTCAGTCAGTGAACAGTTACATTCCCAGTCAGATTCTGATGTTCCACCGATCACAGCAGAAGGAAACATTGACTCAGATGAGGATTCAGATTACCTGCCTGTTGATAAATCATCTGGAGCTTTTGGGGGAAAACATTACTCTAGGTCACCTGAAAAAAATCATGATCCCTTCCCCTCACCAATGATGGACCCTGCCCCTTATCCCCCTCACCCTGATGTGTGTATGGTAGATCCGGAGGCACTATCAAGCCTAACAGACAAACCGCTTAAGAAAGATACCAAAGCAAAGGGTTTACGTAAATCAAGCAAGACAAAGTCCTCATCTCCAGCTAGAAAGCCTAATGCCAGACGGAAGAAGTCCCCATCCAAGGACTCCTCCACACACACCACCTCTCTTAAGAAGAAGGACATAGAGGATGATCTGTCAAGGTCAAGCCACAACACTGGCAAAGGCCTCATCAATAGTTTCAAGAACAGCACAG GTTCAAATTCTGCGAAATTCAGCACAGCTGTCCCCTTTGGTCTTCCTATCTATGTGGATCTGGCCTACATTCCCAATCACTGCAGTGCTAAAAATGTGGACCAGGAATTCTTTAAACGTGTTCGTTCTGCATATTATGTAGTGAGTGGAAACGACTCCAGCAATGGAGAGCCGAGCCGGAGTGTACTAGATGCCTTGCTAGAGGGAAAGGCACAGTGGGGATCCAATTTACAG GTGACATTGATACCTACTCATGACACAGAAGTTACCCGAGATTGGTATCAACAGACCCATGAGAAACAACAGGAGCTGAACATCATGGTCCTGGCCAGCAGCAGCACAGTAGTAATGCAAGACGAGTCGTTCCCAGCCTGCAAAATAGAGTTCTAA